A region of the Azospirillum lipoferum 4B genome:
CGTTCGCACAGCGCCAGCACGCGTTCCGGCGCGCCCTTCACCACCAGGATGCCGTGGCCGGCATGGTCGTGATGCAGGGTCGCCATGAACTGGCGTTCGGATTCGAAGGGAATGGCGTCGCGGCGGGGGCATCGGCCCAGCTCATCGGCCGGCTCCAGCCCCGTCTTCATCGCCAGCGCCAGCAGCGCGCCGTCGGTCGGATCGCCGGCCAGCAGCCAGTCTCCGCCCGGATTGCGGTGAAGGTCGGCGTCGTTGCACAGCAGGGCGGCGCGGGCCAGATCCAGCAGCACCGGCTCGCGGGCCGGGTCGGCGAGCCGCCCATCGCGGCTGAACTCCCCCTCCGGCGCATAGCCGCTGCCGCCGACGCGATAGGTGCCGTCGGCCGTCACCACCCATTGCACCAGCAACTCGTTGCGGGTCAGGGTGCCGGTCTTGTCGGTGCAGATGGTGCCGACGGAGCCGAGCGTCTCCACCGCCGGCAGATGGCGGATGATGGCGTTGCGCCTGGCCATCCGGGTCACGCCCACCGCCAGCGTGATGGTCATCACCGCCGGCAGCCCTTCCGGGATCGCCGCCACCGCCAGCCCGACCGCCGCCAGAACCATGTCCTGCCACGGCTCGCCATGCACCAGCCGGCCGAAGGCGAAGGTGATCGCCGCCAGCACCAGGATACCGCCGGTCAGCCAGCGGCCGAACCGCGCCATCTGCAGCAGCAGCGGGGTTTCCACCGACGCGACCGACGCCAGCAGATGGCCGATGCGCCCGATTTCCGTGCCGTCGCCGGTCGCCACCACGATGCCGGTGCCCTGGCCCTGAACCACCATCGTGCCGGCATAGGCCATGCCCAGGCGGTCGCCCAGAGCCGCATCGGCGGCAACGGGGAGGGAAGCCTTGGCGGCGGGGACGGACTCGCCCGTGAGCGCCGCCTCCTGCACCAGCAGACCCTTCGTGCGCTCCAGCCGCAAATCGGCCGGCACCCGGTCGCCCGAGGCGAGGAACACCCGGTCGCCCGGCACCAGCTCTTCCGCTGCCAGGGTCACGGCATGGCCGTCGCGCATCGCCACCGCCTGGGGCGACAGCATGTTGCGGATCGCCTCCAGCGCCTGTTCGGCCTTGCCCTCCTGGATATAGCCGATCAGCGCGTTGACCAGCACGACGCCGAAGATCACGCCTGCGTCCGTCCAATGCCGCATCAGCAGCGCCACCGCACCGGAGGCGAGCAGGACGTAGATCAGCAGATTGTGGAACTGTGCCAGGAAGCGCATCCAGGCCGGTCGCCGTTTGGGCGGGGTCAGCCGGTTGGGACCGAAGCGTTCCAGCCGTGCCGCGGCCTCCGCGCCGCTCAGCCCCTCGTCCGGGCTGCCGAGCCGGCCGGCGGCGTCGGCGGCGTCGAGCGCATGCCACGGGGTATCCGCCGGCATTTGGGCGGGCATTTGGGCGGTGGAGCCTGATTCGGCCAGCGGTGCCATGAAGTGCCTCTCTGGTTGACCAAAGGCGATCACATCTGGAAACCAAGGCCCTATGAGGGTGCTCTCGTCATCCCCGCGAAGGCGGGGATCCAGGAAACTCTTGTGGAAAACAG
Encoded here:
- a CDS encoding HAD-IC family P-type ATPase; its protein translation is MAPLAESGSTAQMPAQMPADTPWHALDAADAAGRLGSPDEGLSGAEAAARLERFGPNRLTPPKRRPAWMRFLAQFHNLLIYVLLASGAVALLMRHWTDAGVIFGVVLVNALIGYIQEGKAEQALEAIRNMLSPQAVAMRDGHAVTLAAEELVPGDRVFLASGDRVPADLRLERTKGLLVQEAALTGESVPAAKASLPVAADAALGDRLGMAYAGTMVVQGQGTGIVVATGDGTEIGRIGHLLASVASVETPLLLQMARFGRWLTGGILVLAAITFAFGRLVHGEPWQDMVLAAVGLAVAAIPEGLPAVMTITLAVGVTRMARRNAIIRHLPAVETLGSVGTICTDKTGTLTRNELLVQWVVTADGTYRVGGSGYAPEGEFSRDGRLADPAREPVLLDLARAALLCNDADLHRNPGGDWLLAGDPTDGALLALAMKTGLEPADELGRCPRRDAIPFESERQFMATLHHDHAGHGILVVKGAPERVLALCERERRAGGSVPLDRERWSALTADLAGQGQRVLALAMRRTSIDLSELIVDDLADEGLELLGLCGLIDPPRAEALAAVAACRQAGIAVKMITGDHAATAAAIGRTFGLPDGVTSGPELDRMDEAGFAAAARANSVFARTTPEHKLRLIAALQADGGTIAMTGDGVNDAPALKRADVGVAMGRNGTEAAKEAAAMVLADDNFASIVHAVEEGRTVYDNLRKTILFMLPTNGAQAAVILAAVLSGTILPITPVQILWVNMVTAVTLGLALAFEAPEPGVMARPPRPRDEPILSGLLIRRMLVALVLLVAASFGFFYVQRMQGGGIEVARTMAVNALVVGEIFFLLNARGLHSHAGLLAGIAGSRPVWLSIALMTVLQLAFTYAPPLQSLFGTAPIGAVAWAAMIAAGALLFLLVELEKRLSRG